From the genome of Candidatus Methylacidiphilales bacterium, one region includes:
- a CDS encoding excinuclease ABC subunit A: PLTELQAYLQTISLKGRDARIAADLLKEIHQRLNFLCEVGLDYLTLDRPIYALSGGEAQRITLAAQLGSNLQGVLYVLDEPTIGLHARDNERLIATLLNLRDRGNTLVVVEHDEEVMKSADRILDLGPGAGKQGGSIVADGTWDVVAKVSESATGRHLAQPLSHPLLGKRREVNKKSHWLNLSHVHKHNLHDFSVSLPLQRLVVLCGVSGSGKSTLLLDVLKPLLESIYKAGRKPDPFLGKLESSLPITRVVEVDQSPLGRTSRSTPATYLGLLDAIRELFASTPAARERGYGASRFSYNTAGGRCEHCAGQGQVKVEMQFLPTFYLPCESCRGKRYNSETLSIYYKGKTVADVLEMSAQEASEFFVGIPDLRLTLNLMVEIGLDYIALGQPSNTLSGGEAQRLRLVAELAESLRIAQKEEMRKIAKERPHHVYLLEEPTIGLHGEDVRRLILLLHRLVDQGHSVWVIEHHLDLIAEADWLIELGPGPGEKGGRVVFEGTPEELIDCRFSPTAPYLKPYICQQSRSGRLKDAVKSV; encoded by the coding sequence TAGGATTAGACTATCTCACCCTTGATCGTCCAATTTACGCCCTCTCAGGAGGTGAAGCTCAACGGATCACCCTGGCAGCACAGTTAGGATCAAATTTGCAAGGCGTATTATACGTCCTCGATGAGCCTACGATTGGATTGCATGCTCGTGACAATGAGCGATTGATTGCGACGTTGCTGAATTTGCGCGATCGGGGAAATACGCTCGTCGTCGTAGAACACGACGAGGAAGTGATGAAATCGGCTGATCGCATCTTAGATCTCGGCCCAGGAGCTGGAAAACAGGGTGGATCGATCGTCGCTGATGGCACATGGGATGTAGTCGCAAAAGTGTCTGAATCTGCCACAGGAAGACATCTCGCGCAGCCTTTATCTCATCCACTTTTGGGTAAAAGAAGAGAAGTAAACAAAAAGTCTCACTGGCTGAATTTATCCCATGTCCATAAGCACAACCTACACGATTTCAGCGTCTCTCTTCCTTTGCAGCGTCTCGTTGTGCTCTGCGGTGTGAGCGGCTCTGGGAAAAGCACTTTGTTGCTGGATGTATTGAAGCCGCTGCTCGAATCCATATATAAAGCCGGTCGTAAGCCAGATCCCTTTTTGGGCAAGCTTGAAAGCTCTCTTCCTATCACACGAGTCGTCGAAGTAGACCAGTCACCACTTGGAAGAACCTCACGCTCGACTCCAGCTACCTATCTTGGCCTTTTAGATGCCATCCGTGAGTTGTTTGCTTCAACTCCAGCCGCGCGTGAACGTGGCTATGGAGCGTCACGTTTTTCTTACAATACTGCCGGCGGGCGATGTGAACATTGCGCGGGACAAGGTCAGGTCAAAGTCGAGATGCAGTTTTTGCCCACATTTTATCTGCCATGCGAGAGTTGCCGAGGGAAACGATACAACTCAGAGACCTTGTCGATTTACTACAAAGGCAAGACTGTAGCTGACGTTTTAGAAATGAGCGCTCAAGAGGCTTCTGAGTTTTTTGTTGGCATTCCGGATCTTCGTTTGACGCTTAATCTGATGGTAGAAATCGGTCTGGATTACATTGCGCTGGGGCAACCCAGCAATACGCTATCAGGTGGAGAAGCGCAACGTTTGAGGTTAGTCGCTGAACTAGCTGAATCGCTCCGGATCGCTCAAAAAGAAGAGATGCGAAAAATTGCAAAAGAGAGACCGCATCACGTCTATCTTCTCGAGGAGCCGACTATTGGCTTACATGGCGAGGATGTGCGGAGGCTGATCCTGTTGTTGCATCGTCTTGTTGATCAAGGTCACAGTGTGTGGGTGATCGAGCATCATTTAGATTTAATTGCCGAGGCGGATTGGTTAATCGAGCTAGGGCCGGGGCCGGGTGAAAAGGGCGGGCGCGTAGTTTTTGAAGGCACACCGGAAGAATTGATAGATTGTCGTTTTTCTCCTACTGCTCCGTATTTGAAGCCATACATCTGCCAGCAAAGCCGCTCAGGACGGCTGAAGGATGCTGTCAAGAGCGTCTAG